In Capsicum annuum cultivar UCD-10X-F1 chromosome 11, UCD10Xv1.1, whole genome shotgun sequence, one genomic interval encodes:
- the LOC107848647 gene encoding hyoscyamine 6-dioxygenase: MASLVSSWSSEVNSIPNKYVIPLEKRVNADVPIGKHIPVIDLSQPSNHSIQQIIKASAEFGLFQVINHGVSESLMADALAVCKEFFYLPIEEKAKFVENKDDESLSDFEPSIDQRPKLYIEKEYTPKKNGSKTNEKETVFWKDTFGHGCHPLTQDVINSWPEKPQKYREVIGEYALELRKLSLRILDLMCEGLGLEVGYLGKEHSQTQLMVTHHYPQCPDPNSTIGIAEHCDGALINLVQQELSGLHVRSKDGKWFGVEPIPGALVVINGLILKVVSNGKLSAGVHRVVTNSHSDRTSVGSLISPIECVIEPAKILVNENNPPLFKPFSYTEYLGYYFSDTTEIEAALKPYKLY, encoded by the exons atggCATCACTAGTTTCAAGTTGGTCATCAGAAGTGAATTCAATTCCAAATAAATATGTAATTCCATTAGAGAAAAGGGTAAATGCAGATGTACCAATTGGTAAACATATTCCAGTTATTGATTTATCACAACCTTCAAATCATTCTATTCAGCAAATCATCAAAGCTTCTGCTGAGTTTGGTCTCTTTCAG GTGATCAACCATGGAGTTTCAGAAAGCCTAATGGCTGATGCATTAGCAGTTTGCAAAGAGTTTTTCTATCTTCCAATTGAGGAGAAAGCAAAGTTTGTTGAGAATAAAGATGATGAGAGCTTAAGTGACTTTGAACCATCAATTGACCAAAGGCCAAAACTTTACATTGAAAAAGAATACACACCAAAGAAAAATGGTTCAAAAACTAATGAGAAAGAAACTGTTTTTTGGAAAGATACTTTTGGACATGGTTGTCATCCTCTCactcaagatgtcatcaattcTTGGCCTGAAAAACCACAAAAATATAG agaAGTGATAGGTGAATATGCATTGGAGTTAAGGAAACTGAGCTTGAGGATTTTGGACCTAATGTGTGAAGGACTTGGACTTGAAGTAGGGTATTTGGGGAAAGAACATAGCCAGACTCAACTAATGGTGACCCACCATTATCCACAATGTCCAGACCCAAATTCAACAATAGGTATAGCTGAACATTGTGATGGTGCACTTATCAATTTGGTCCAGCAAGAACTAAGTGGATTGCATGTGAGATCAAAGGATGGCAAATGGTTTGGTGTTGAACCAATTCCTGGTGCACTTGTTGTCATCAATGGTCTGATCTTAAAG GTTGTGAGCAATGGAAAGCTATCAGCAGGAGTACATAGAGTTGTGACAAACTCACATTCTGATAGGACATCAGTTGGCAGCTTAATAAGTCCAATTGAGTGCGTAATAGAACCTGCAAAAATACTTGTAAATGAGAACAATCCACCATTATTCAAACCATTTTCATACACAGAATATTTGGGATATTATTTCAGTGACACCACTGAAATTGAAGCAGCATTGAAACCATACAAGCTCTACTAG